GTATGTTGCTTTAATGTGTGGCTAGCACAAAAAAAAGGAATATAGAATGTTGGTTTTAATTTTTTAGATTCATGTGAATTTCTTTCTATTTTGTTGTGTTTTGGGCCAATTATTGATTATGCAAGAGACGTAGTTGTAGATACTGCTCTATTTTATATAATGGAACAATTATGCAAAGTTTTAAAGCTTTGTTTGATGCTATTTCTTTGCTAAGGCTTGTGATTAATTTCATTTGCATATGTACCTGCACAATAGCATATAAGTATATATTAGAAAACATTCTCATGCATTATCACATCTGTGGTGATAATTTTCAATTTAATTTAGATGGATGGATGGATGATGAGACGTAAATTTTTTGTGCTAACAAGTATGGTTGTCGTATCAGCCTTGAAACATTTTCCTGGTTGAATATCACGATCCCTTAAGTGGAGCCACTAAGTTATCAGTTCTAAAGCAAACCAGTAGAGGGACgtgttttacaaaaaaatatcATAATTTAGTGTTATTTTCTAAATAAAGTATGTGATCTGTGCTTCAACCGATTTCAATGGAAGGGATGAGTGGATGAAGCTCCTAAACAAGTCTTCGAGGAGCATTTAGTAGAAGAGAATGCAATGCATTAATCTTTTAGTGTATTATTCATTAGGATGATAACTTCAATGTGATTTTTAAATATGTACAAGGTCATCATAGAAACTGTATAAGCTTGAAATTATCAATTATAGtcatttttttgggtttttttcaCTATATATAATAAGGGTATTTTGCTCTTTTAATGACTAAATATATTGTGTTTACTATTATATTCAGGCGGCATAATCATGAGGTTTACCTAATGTTTTGCAGATGAGATCTTTGTAATCAGAGACATTTTCTAAtttaatttgtttgttttatGTTGAAGCATCTTGAGGATTAGTTTTGGGCATTGTCTGTGACTCTATGTCATCAACTAAGGATTTTATCAAGCTCATGATGGAATTTTTGGTCAACATATGCTCATGGAAATGGAAAGTGATCATATTGCTAATTACAATAGACGAGAAGGGGATTAGAACTTCATTGAACTCTTCTCTTTGTCATTTTCTACTCCTACTAAGAGGGCTGATAACATTCCTAAACATTGTTTTTTTCATTAATTGTTGaaccaatcaaatgtgtacaatTCAAATTTTCTTACACGGTGCTCATATTTACAGCTTTCTGAAGTTGTGAATTGCAATTATTGAAAAGAATAATCGTGACAACAATTTAAACAAAATGATGCTTATAATATGCGACTAGCATTTCAACAGATAGGTTTAATTTTGTTGTCCAATTAAATTATCATCAAATTTTGTATGATTGGTttaattcattttttattttactatttcaatttcatttatgTGGATAAACGTTTTCaaacaagttaaaaaaaaaatactaactaTTGTTATAAATTGACTTAAAGTTATGATTATGAAATCTAATCATTAAGCAACAAAGTAATTCGACATATAATTAACATGTAATTTCATATTAAAACAAATTATCATAAATCTTAAACATAAACGAACtatttttaatattaaaacaaattatcataaattttaaacataaaagaattcttTTTAATTTGAGTAAAAACATAATATTGTGGTCAACtataaaaaatgtattttaaatataataaattcatgttataacttataactatcaaattaaaaaatatatgatGGAAACCGGTCACCAAACGGAAACTACTACCAATAAGATTTgattaaattaatattttcatCTTTACAGATCAATAGATTTAATTTAGATTATATAATTTTATCCACAAAAGAATGAGAGAATTGATGAAATGAATGATTATTCTATCGACCGATTCGATTTACTATAGTTTTGGtgaaacaaaatacaaaaaaaataactTCTACCTGTGGACTTCTTGAACTCATCCACTCTTAGTGGTTTACCCTATACTACCTTGGCCGCAATACAACTAATCAACGAATGACACTACTCATTGAGAAATATTTCACCATTTGATATCGTTAAAGTCTTACGTTTTAATTTTTAACCTATATATGAATATGCTTAGTTATTTTATTTCATATACATATGGTAATGTGATTttctaaattgaaaaaaaaatttagacTTCGTTTTGTAATGGTATAGATTGCAAACAAAAACACTTGGAAAATGAGAGAGAGTTTTAGGGCTAGAAAAACAACTCAACATAGACTGAAAATAAGAATATGGGTAGAATATTACAAACTCATAACCCATCAAACATGTTAAAGTTCATAACAAGTTAAGAGGTTATGGTTATTTGGAGTTAACATTATGAGTGACTAATTGCAAATTGCAACAAAATGGCACATAAATGCGGGTTTATCAATATTGAGGATTGTACGAACTAGAGAATTATTAATATTTTGTTTATATGTAGTAAACTATTTGTACAAAATAACTAATCGTCTCTACAAACTAATTTCTGAATAAAATATTCGCACCCGATGCTTGGCGCGGGCAaatggctagtatatatatatatatatatatatatatatatatatatatatatatatatatatatatatatatcttttatgtAGTTTGTTGAGGTAaatcaaaatcatttttaaattttaaataccaGAAAGAGGTGTAACAAATGAAACCAAAGGGAAGAGATCGAGACCCCCAAAATCATCAACAGAAAAAGTATTGGCATGCGTGTTTATGAGTTATGACACAATAATGCTTATTTGATTCGATAAGACTAACTAGTTAACCCCCAAAAAACACTAAGCACTTGATTATGTGGTGTGTGTCACAAATATGTATCTTTTCTTTGTAATGTAAGgtattaagaaaaataaaaatgaaaatgaaagatGATGTTTCTGTTATTCTGTATACCCaaacaaaccaaaaaaaaaaaaaaaaaaaacatttcaaccACATAGTTAATTTGTTTGTGGGGTGGTGTACTAGTAGTTTTTGTAGAGAGTTTTAAGTTTTACGTAACCCGGGGTAGCTACCTACCTAGTTAAAGCTCCGAGATTGATCCTGGGAGTACCTGTTACGTCTACCCCAATTACCACTGCCACTACTACTACTGCTACTATACCCTCCTTGCACATGACCCTCACGTGCCCCCCAAAAATTATCACTTCGAAATCCTCCTCCTCTTCCTGTTCCTGTTCCTGTTCCTCTCCCCCCCATGTAATTACTATATCCTCCTCCTCCTGCAACAACCCAAACCTCAAATTTCTCAataactaattaaacaatatatatatatatatatatatatatatatatatatatatatatatatatatatatatatatatatatatatatatatatataagttagaaAGGAATAAATAGACAGACAGAGAAACTTAACCTTGATTACTGTTATATCTCTTATACTGAATTTCAGATTCTCTGTCCTCAAACTGGATGAATCGAGCCTGCAACAATGTCCAGAAAAGTAATTAATTACAACTCAAAATTATTaagtatttatttataaattttaacaaaacaaaatccACGTGGACATTGTTGTACCTCTACTGCGGTGCGGGCAGATTTGGGGCTTTCAAATTCGACAAAAGCGTAGCGATATCCGTCCTGAGATCAAATCAGCAAATCATCAAATCATGAAATTATGTTTACCAAAAGTAATATGCAAGTTACAGTTAGAAAAGTGAAAGTAATTAGACCTGTGAGTACTCTTTGATTTGAATGTTCTTATTTTTGACAGGTCCGAATCTTTTCACCACTTCTTGAAGCGATTCCTCAGTCATATGTGATGGTAGATCCTTGATGCGGATCGACTTAACTGCAACAACAAATGCCAATTTATGTACTTCATTTTTCACCCGTAATaccaatgaaaaataaaatacagATTTCTCGCTATATActgtatatattttttatatcagTAACATAATTTAAGTATGTTGATATTATGGATAAAGTAGATTCATTGGTAGAAGAAAATGATCTTACTTACCATCATACATACTTTCTAGAACATCATTGCTAGGAAGTGTTAATGGCTTCACAGATTGTTTGGGTATGGTATTGGTATTGGTAAGTGCCAATGATTGCCTATCAGCATTTGGCAATGCCTGTGCACTGGATGATGCTACGGGTCCCTCTTTTGCCACCTACATCCGAatgtaattataatttggtataaatatataacattataaaaaaccaaaagtaaaaaaaataaactcACAATTGATGCATAAGACACCCTTTTTGCTTCTTCTTGAATGTTTACGGATTCACTTTTCTTGTTTGGTTCTGTAGGAAGTGGATTCTTTGCTTTTGATGAACTCGCAACCTTATTTTCATCCTTTTTGGGTGACCCTTTTTCTAAACAAACAAAACAgacaacattattattattattattattattattattattattattattattattattaaacagGATATGAAAACAAATTAGAATCATGGGCAAATAGCAGGAAATAGCAACTACCTTTATCAATGGCCTGTGGAGCAACTATTGGGGTTGTAACATCAAGATTAGGAGGTGAAGTTTCTGAGATGTTGTTGATTTCTATAAACTGAAGAAAATCATTGTGTACATAAAAGCCACCACCTTCTTGTGTTGCCAAACAAAAGGTTTGTGCAAAGTGTTTTGTCACATTATCATTATCAGTCAAAA
The genomic region above belongs to Lactuca sativa cultivar Salinas chromosome 4, Lsat_Salinas_v11, whole genome shotgun sequence and contains:
- the LOC111915826 gene encoding nuclear transport factor 2, coding for MEKGNVGDQAQSLSSKDEPNSSAIDDYSAQDVADAFVKQYYNILQESPEDAHKFYKDTSILDHPCPDGSMKSATTLKDIDNELKGSNIKEWNPNLTTVHAQDSVVGSVIVGVTGFLTDNDNVTKHFAQTFCLATQEGGGFYVHNDFLQFIEINNISETSPPNLDVTTPIVAPQAIDKEKGSPKKDENKVASSSKAKNPLPTEPNKKSESVNIQEEAKRVSYASIVAKEGPVASSSAQALPNADRQSLALTNTNTIPKQSVKPLTLPSNDVLESMYDVKSIRIKDLPSHMTEESLQEVVKRFGPVKNKNIQIKEYSQDGYRYAFVEFESPKSARTAVEARFIQFEDRESEIQYKRYNSNQGGGGYSNYMGGRGTGTGTGRGGGFRSDNFWGAREGHVQGGYSSSSSSGSGNWGRRNRYSQDQSRSFN